In Neovison vison isolate M4711 chromosome 11, ASM_NN_V1, whole genome shotgun sequence, one genomic interval encodes:
- the CTBP1 gene encoding C-terminal-binding protein 1 isoform X3 — MSGVRPPIMNGPMHPRPLVALLDGRDCTVEMPILKDVATVAFCDAQSTQEIHEKVLNEAVGALMYHTIALTREDLEKFKALRVIVRIGSGYDNIDIKSAGDLGIAVCNVPAASVEETADSTMCHILNLYRRTTWLHQALREGTRVQSVEQIREVASGAARIRGETLGIIGLGRVGQAVALRAKAFGFNVLFYDPYLSDGTERALGLQRVSTLQDLLFHSDCVTLHCGLNEHNHHLINDFTVKQMRQGAFLVNTARGGLVDEKALAQALKEGRIRGAALDVHESEPFSFSQGPLKDAPNLICTPHAAWYSEQASIEMREEAAREIRRAITGRIPDSLKNCVNKDHLTAATHWASMDPAVVHPELNGAAYSRYPPGVVGVAPSGIPTAVEGIVPSAMSLSHGLPPVSHPPHAPSPGQTVKPEADRDHASDQL; from the exons ATGTCAG GCGTCCGACCCCCGATCATGAACGGGCCCATGCACCCCCGGCCCCTGGTGGCCCTGCTCGATGGCCGGGACTGCACGGTGGAGATGCCCATCCTGAAGGACGTGGCCACGGTGGCCTTCTGTGATGCACAGTCCACGCAGGAGATCCACGAGAAG GTGCTGAACGAGGCAGTGGGAGCTCTGATGTACCACACCATCGCGCTGACCCGGGAGGATCTGGAGAAGTTCAAGGCTCTGCGTGTCATTGTCAGGATTGGCAGCGGCTACGACAACATCGACATCAAGTCAGCTGGGGATCTAG GCATTGCTGTCTGCAATGTGCCGGCAGCGTCTGTCGAGGAGACGGCCGACTCCACCATGTGCCACATCCTGAACCTGTATCGCAGGACCACGTGGCTGCACCAGGCACTGCGGGAGGGCACGCGGGTCCAGAGCGTGGAGCAGATCCGGGAAGTGGCTTCTGGAGCTGCCAGGATCCGCGGGGAGACCTTGGGCATCATTGGACTGG GCCGCGTGGGGCAGGCGGTGGCGCTCCGGGCCAAGGCCTTCGGCTTCAACGTGCTCTTCTACGACCCGTATCTGTCGGACGGCACCGAGCGGGCGCTGGGGCTGCAGCGGGTGAGCACCTTGCAGGACCtgcttttccacagtgactgtgtGACCCTGCACTGCGGCCTCAATGAGCACAACCACCACCTCATCAATGACTTCACCGTGAAGCAG ATGCGACAAGGCGCCTTCCTGGTGAACACGGCCCGGGGTGGCCTGGTGGACGAGAAGGCCCTGGCCCAAGCCCTGAAGGAGGGGCGGATCCGGGGTGCCGCCCTAGACGTGCACGAGTCCGAGCCCTTCAG CTtcagccaggggcccctaaagGATGCACCCAACCTGATCTGCACCCCCCACGCAGCCTGGTACAGCGAGCAGGCATCCATCGAGATGCGAGAGGAGGCCGCCCGGGAAATCCGGAGAGCCATCACAG GCCGCATCCCTGACAGCCTGAAAAACTGTGTCAACAAGGACCACCTGACTGCTGCCACCCACTGGGCCAGCATGGATCCTGCCGTGGTGCACCCTGAGCTTAACGGTGCCGCCTACAG CAGGTACCCACCAGGTGTGGTGGGCGTGGCCCCCAGCGGCATCCCGACAGCAGTGGAAGGCATTGTCCCCAGCGCCATGTCCCTGTCCCACGGCCTGCCCCCCGTGTCCCACCCGCCCCACGCCCCTTCTCCTGGCCAGACCGTCAAGCCCGAGGCAGATAGAGACCACGCAAGCGACCAGTTGTAG
- the CTBP1 gene encoding C-terminal-binding protein 1 isoform X2 — protein MGSSHLLNKGLPLGVRPPIMNGPMHPRPLVALLDGRDCTVEMPILKDVATVAFCDAQSTQEIHEKVLNEAVGALMYHTIALTREDLEKFKALRVIVRIGSGYDNIDIKSAGDLGIAVCNVPAASVEETADSTMCHILNLYRRTTWLHQALREGTRVQSVEQIREVASGAARIRGETLGIIGLGRVGQAVALRAKAFGFNVLFYDPYLSDGTERALGLQRVSTLQDLLFHSDCVTLHCGLNEHNHHLINDFTVKQMRQGAFLVNTARGGLVDEKALAQALKEGRIRGAALDVHESEPFSFSQGPLKDAPNLICTPHAAWYSEQASIEMREEAAREIRRAITGRIPDSLKNCVNKDHLTAATHWASMDPAVVHPELNGAAYRYPPGVVGVAPSGIPTAVEGIVPSAMSLSHGLPPVSHPPHAPSPGQTVKPEADRDHASDQL, from the exons GCGTCCGACCCCCGATCATGAACGGGCCCATGCACCCCCGGCCCCTGGTGGCCCTGCTCGATGGCCGGGACTGCACGGTGGAGATGCCCATCCTGAAGGACGTGGCCACGGTGGCCTTCTGTGATGCACAGTCCACGCAGGAGATCCACGAGAAG GTGCTGAACGAGGCAGTGGGAGCTCTGATGTACCACACCATCGCGCTGACCCGGGAGGATCTGGAGAAGTTCAAGGCTCTGCGTGTCATTGTCAGGATTGGCAGCGGCTACGACAACATCGACATCAAGTCAGCTGGGGATCTAG GCATTGCTGTCTGCAATGTGCCGGCAGCGTCTGTCGAGGAGACGGCCGACTCCACCATGTGCCACATCCTGAACCTGTATCGCAGGACCACGTGGCTGCACCAGGCACTGCGGGAGGGCACGCGGGTCCAGAGCGTGGAGCAGATCCGGGAAGTGGCTTCTGGAGCTGCCAGGATCCGCGGGGAGACCTTGGGCATCATTGGACTGG GCCGCGTGGGGCAGGCGGTGGCGCTCCGGGCCAAGGCCTTCGGCTTCAACGTGCTCTTCTACGACCCGTATCTGTCGGACGGCACCGAGCGGGCGCTGGGGCTGCAGCGGGTGAGCACCTTGCAGGACCtgcttttccacagtgactgtgtGACCCTGCACTGCGGCCTCAATGAGCACAACCACCACCTCATCAATGACTTCACCGTGAAGCAG ATGCGACAAGGCGCCTTCCTGGTGAACACGGCCCGGGGTGGCCTGGTGGACGAGAAGGCCCTGGCCCAAGCCCTGAAGGAGGGGCGGATCCGGGGTGCCGCCCTAGACGTGCACGAGTCCGAGCCCTTCAG CTtcagccaggggcccctaaagGATGCACCCAACCTGATCTGCACCCCCCACGCAGCCTGGTACAGCGAGCAGGCATCCATCGAGATGCGAGAGGAGGCCGCCCGGGAAATCCGGAGAGCCATCACAG GCCGCATCCCTGACAGCCTGAAAAACTGTGTCAACAAGGACCACCTGACTGCTGCCACCCACTGGGCCAGCATGGATCCTGCCGTGGTGCACCCTGAGCTTAACGGTGCCGCCTACAG GTACCCACCAGGTGTGGTGGGCGTGGCCCCCAGCGGCATCCCGACAGCAGTGGAAGGCATTGTCCCCAGCGCCATGTCCCTGTCCCACGGCCTGCCCCCCGTGTCCCACCCGCCCCACGCCCCTTCTCCTGGCCAGACCGTCAAGCCCGAGGCAGATAGAGACCACGCAAGCGACCAGTTGTAG
- the CTBP1 gene encoding C-terminal-binding protein 1 isoform X1: MGSSHLLNKGLPLGVRPPIMNGPMHPRPLVALLDGRDCTVEMPILKDVATVAFCDAQSTQEIHEKVLNEAVGALMYHTIALTREDLEKFKALRVIVRIGSGYDNIDIKSAGDLGIAVCNVPAASVEETADSTMCHILNLYRRTTWLHQALREGTRVQSVEQIREVASGAARIRGETLGIIGLGRVGQAVALRAKAFGFNVLFYDPYLSDGTERALGLQRVSTLQDLLFHSDCVTLHCGLNEHNHHLINDFTVKQMRQGAFLVNTARGGLVDEKALAQALKEGRIRGAALDVHESEPFSFSQGPLKDAPNLICTPHAAWYSEQASIEMREEAAREIRRAITGRIPDSLKNCVNKDHLTAATHWASMDPAVVHPELNGAAYSRYPPGVVGVAPSGIPTAVEGIVPSAMSLSHGLPPVSHPPHAPSPGQTVKPEADRDHASDQL, encoded by the exons GCGTCCGACCCCCGATCATGAACGGGCCCATGCACCCCCGGCCCCTGGTGGCCCTGCTCGATGGCCGGGACTGCACGGTGGAGATGCCCATCCTGAAGGACGTGGCCACGGTGGCCTTCTGTGATGCACAGTCCACGCAGGAGATCCACGAGAAG GTGCTGAACGAGGCAGTGGGAGCTCTGATGTACCACACCATCGCGCTGACCCGGGAGGATCTGGAGAAGTTCAAGGCTCTGCGTGTCATTGTCAGGATTGGCAGCGGCTACGACAACATCGACATCAAGTCAGCTGGGGATCTAG GCATTGCTGTCTGCAATGTGCCGGCAGCGTCTGTCGAGGAGACGGCCGACTCCACCATGTGCCACATCCTGAACCTGTATCGCAGGACCACGTGGCTGCACCAGGCACTGCGGGAGGGCACGCGGGTCCAGAGCGTGGAGCAGATCCGGGAAGTGGCTTCTGGAGCTGCCAGGATCCGCGGGGAGACCTTGGGCATCATTGGACTGG GCCGCGTGGGGCAGGCGGTGGCGCTCCGGGCCAAGGCCTTCGGCTTCAACGTGCTCTTCTACGACCCGTATCTGTCGGACGGCACCGAGCGGGCGCTGGGGCTGCAGCGGGTGAGCACCTTGCAGGACCtgcttttccacagtgactgtgtGACCCTGCACTGCGGCCTCAATGAGCACAACCACCACCTCATCAATGACTTCACCGTGAAGCAG ATGCGACAAGGCGCCTTCCTGGTGAACACGGCCCGGGGTGGCCTGGTGGACGAGAAGGCCCTGGCCCAAGCCCTGAAGGAGGGGCGGATCCGGGGTGCCGCCCTAGACGTGCACGAGTCCGAGCCCTTCAG CTtcagccaggggcccctaaagGATGCACCCAACCTGATCTGCACCCCCCACGCAGCCTGGTACAGCGAGCAGGCATCCATCGAGATGCGAGAGGAGGCCGCCCGGGAAATCCGGAGAGCCATCACAG GCCGCATCCCTGACAGCCTGAAAAACTGTGTCAACAAGGACCACCTGACTGCTGCCACCCACTGGGCCAGCATGGATCCTGCCGTGGTGCACCCTGAGCTTAACGGTGCCGCCTACAG CAGGTACCCACCAGGTGTGGTGGGCGTGGCCCCCAGCGGCATCCCGACAGCAGTGGAAGGCATTGTCCCCAGCGCCATGTCCCTGTCCCACGGCCTGCCCCCCGTGTCCCACCCGCCCCACGCCCCTTCTCCTGGCCAGACCGTCAAGCCCGAGGCAGATAGAGACCACGCAAGCGACCAGTTGTAG